The Flavobacterium marginilacus genome window below encodes:
- a CDS encoding helix-turn-helix domain-containing protein codes for MSSLGSTLKDARKNVGLTLRQVEEMTDISNAYLSQLENDKIKNPSVHILSKLSSLYKVSLKTLLSNAKMIDKKEAQQEEINLNFAQKIAFRAEDLTEDERNDILKYLEFIKSRKREL; via the coding sequence ATGAGCTCACTAGGATCAACTTTAAAAGATGCAAGGAAAAATGTAGGACTGACATTGAGACAAGTAGAAGAAATGACCGATATTTCTAATGCCTATCTTAGCCAATTAGAAAATGACAAAATTAAAAATCCATCTGTACATATCTTATCAAAACTGTCATCTCTATATAAAGTCTCATTAAAAACACTTCTTTCAAATGCTAAAATGATAGATAAGAAAGAAGCTCAACAAGAAGAAATTAACTTAAACTTTGCCCAAAAAATAGCTTTTCGAGCGGAAGATTTAACAGAAGATGAAAGAAATGATATATTGAAATATTTAGAATTTATTAAATCACGAAAAAGGGAATTATGA
- a CDS encoding multiubiquitin domain-containing protein, translating to MNSNNNQGAPYSPNSKVPLKFVIEGKGYEAFDQYKTGAELKQLSGIPLDTELFLSISKPYQDELIENEKQVNLARPETEYFFVKKKLQFFINDKPFTWYKQYIRGIQIRELGSIPVEDDIFLDIKQDWQDDQILDEEVVDLARPGKEKFFSKPRPMEVTIIVNARPHIWKEVNISFEQLVVLAFGAYDNNPNKGYTVTYSRGWEPKPEGTMVKASSVLVKNKMIFDVTATDKS from the coding sequence ATGAATTCAAATAATAATCAAGGGGCACCATACTCCCCTAATTCAAAAGTACCCTTAAAGTTTGTAATAGAAGGTAAAGGATATGAAGCCTTTGATCAGTACAAAACAGGGGCTGAACTAAAGCAGCTTTCAGGAATACCTTTAGATACCGAGTTGTTTTTGTCAATCAGTAAGCCATATCAGGATGAGCTTATTGAAAATGAGAAACAAGTTAATCTGGCTCGACCTGAAACAGAGTATTTCTTTGTGAAGAAAAAGCTTCAGTTCTTTATTAATGACAAGCCATTTACTTGGTATAAACAATATATTCGAGGTATTCAAATCAGAGAACTCGGCAGTATTCCTGTTGAAGATGATATCTTTCTTGACATTAAACAAGATTGGCAAGATGATCAAATATTAGATGAAGAAGTTGTTGACTTAGCTCGTCCAGGTAAAGAGAAATTTTTCTCTAAACCAAGACCAATGGAAGTAACAATAATTGTAAACGCTCGTCCGCATATATGGAAAGAAGTAAATATTTCTTTTGAACAATTAGTTGTGTTGGCTTTCGGAGCATATGACAATAATCCAAATAAGGGTTATACAGTTACTTACAGTAGAGGTTGGGAACCTAAACCAGAAGGCACTATGGTGAAAGCTTCAAGTGTTCTTGTCAAAAATAAAATGATTTTCGATGTCACAGCAACTGATAAATCATAG
- a CDS encoding ParA family protein: MNTKHKTVFIAFSSQKGGVGKSTFTTLVASTMHYRLGYNVAVFDADFPQHSLMKMKTRDLAMVMENEALKKLAYKQFTTINKKAYPIIQCKADSVLEEGHEFVNASAVPVDIVFFDLPGTVNTPGILKALAGMHHIFTPIMADRVVMESTLIFTQLLQDVIMKKGETFIETINLFWNQVDGRESTPLYRVYNQLIKQLGLSLMQSQIKSSTRFRKESEVDSKTVFRSTVMPPDERLMKACQLDLFIDEFLKIIQL, translated from the coding sequence ATGAACACAAAACACAAAACAGTATTTATCGCCTTTTCTTCTCAAAAAGGCGGTGTTGGCAAAAGCACCTTTACAACGCTTGTTGCAAGTACGATGCACTATCGGTTAGGCTACAACGTAGCCGTATTTGATGCGGATTTTCCACAGCACAGTCTTATGAAAATGAAGACAAGGGATTTGGCTATGGTAATGGAAAATGAGGCTTTGAAAAAGCTGGCGTACAAACAATTTACTACCATCAACAAAAAAGCCTACCCGATTATCCAGTGCAAGGCTGATAGCGTATTGGAAGAGGGTCACGAATTTGTAAACGCTTCTGCCGTTCCGGTTGACATTGTATTCTTTGACCTACCAGGAACCGTAAACACGCCCGGCATTCTGAAAGCATTAGCAGGAATGCACCACATTTTTACACCTATTATGGCAGATCGTGTGGTAATGGAAAGTACGCTCATCTTCACACAGCTTTTGCAGGACGTGATTATGAAAAAAGGAGAAACTTTCATAGAAACTATTAACTTGTTTTGGAACCAAGTTGATGGTAGGGAAAGCACGCCCTTATATAGAGTGTATAACCAACTTATTAAGCAGTTAGGGTTAAGTCTGATGCAAAGCCAAATCAAAAGCAGTACCCGTTTTCGTAAAGAAAGCGAAGTGGATAGCAAAACCGTTTTCCGTTCTACCGTGATGCCTCCCGATGAACGTTTGATGAAAGCCTGTCAGTTAGACCTGTTCATAGACGAATTTTTGAAAATCATTCAATTATAG
- a CDS encoding DUF2188 domain-containing protein gives MANYHVTQKKGQEGWNVQKESGKKASAIVSTQKQAEQLAKQFSANNGGGEVRIHRPNGGPIRDSDTVKPGNDPKSMKDTKF, from the coding sequence ATGGCAAATTATCATGTAACACAAAAGAAAGGACAAGAAGGATGGAATGTTCAAAAAGAAAGTGGCAAGAAAGCTTCAGCCATTGTAAGTACACAAAAGCAAGCGGAACAACTTGCAAAACAGTTTTCAGCAAACAATGGTGGTGGTGAAGTAAGAATACATCGTCCGAATGGTGGACCGATTAGGGACAGTGATACCGTCAAGCCTGGAAATGATCCAAAATCAATGAAAGACACAAAATTTTAA
- a CDS encoding DUF3408 domain-containing protein, translated as MEKDNKRKATPDINEELMMNLMVDGIKKDGLQLPPEPPIEALEKEEIKLKEVTQVKPAGKEKVRTKKTSEADYESIFFRRPDTNARDGKTVYIRPDFHEKLSRIVQVIGEDKITIYAYLDNLLDYHFQEFGDQITKSFNDKYKPIL; from the coding sequence ATGGAGAAAGACAATAAAAGAAAAGCCACGCCTGATATTAACGAGGAACTAATGATGAACCTTATGGTGGACGGCATTAAAAAGGACGGATTACAGCTTCCGCCTGAACCGCCGATCGAAGCACTCGAAAAAGAAGAGATTAAGCTTAAAGAAGTAACACAGGTGAAACCTGCGGGTAAAGAAAAAGTCAGAACTAAAAAGACAAGTGAAGCAGATTATGAAAGTATCTTTTTCAGAAGACCCGATACCAATGCCCGTGACGGGAAAACAGTTTATATCCGACCAGATTTTCACGAAAAACTGTCACGGATTGTCCAAGTAATAGGCGAAGACAAAATAACTATTTATGCCTATTTAGACAATTTGCTGGATTACCATTTTCAGGAATTTGGCGACCAGATTACCAAGAGTTTTAATGATAAATACAAACCCATTTTATAA
- a CDS encoding ImmA/IrrE family metallo-endopeptidase produces MIDDFTRKEIEKVSYNILKESKSFDIFPTPVDKILSYSNFAVDNKIDLQNIDNSFFDSFKEKLIDPSKKALVHALSKIKGFFYREEKIIYIDANLDKNIGKKNFVKLHEIGHGVLSWQDEIILALDNDETLSEEYDEQFEAEANYFASITLFQHERFLEECEKLNLGLGSVIALRKKFGASVHSTFRNYVLQSKNKCALLVLNHPVNENGFTNILTTRDLFYSKFFLQEFGELTLPDEFGFKWAFVQDFKFKKKFLENGTISLMTKNGEQLKASYHFFNNTYNSFVFIFPKGEKNRAKTKTVLQ; encoded by the coding sequence ATGATAGATGATTTTACTCGAAAAGAAATTGAAAAGGTATCGTATAACATTCTAAAAGAAAGTAAATCTTTTGATATTTTCCCTACACCCGTAGATAAGATTTTATCATACTCTAATTTTGCAGTTGATAACAAAATTGACTTGCAAAACATCGATAATTCTTTTTTTGACTCCTTCAAAGAAAAACTAATAGATCCTTCAAAAAAGGCTCTAGTACATGCTCTATCAAAAATAAAAGGTTTTTTTTACAGAGAAGAGAAAATCATATACATAGATGCGAATCTTGATAAAAATATTGGAAAAAAGAATTTTGTCAAATTACATGAAATTGGACATGGAGTCTTATCATGGCAAGATGAAATTATCTTGGCTTTAGATAATGACGAAACTTTAAGTGAAGAGTATGATGAGCAATTTGAAGCTGAAGCTAACTATTTTGCTTCTATCACATTATTTCAACATGAAAGGTTTCTAGAAGAATGTGAAAAGTTAAATTTGGGATTAGGTTCAGTCATTGCTTTAAGAAAAAAATTTGGTGCATCTGTACATTCTACCTTTAGAAATTATGTATTGCAATCTAAAAACAAATGTGCTTTACTTGTATTGAATCATCCTGTAAATGAAAATGGATTCACAAATATATTGACTACAAGAGATTTGTTTTATTCAAAATTTTTTCTACAGGAGTTTGGGGAATTAACACTTCCTGATGAATTTGGTTTTAAATGGGCATTCGTTCAAGATTTCAAATTCAAAAAAAAATTTCTTGAAAATGGAACAATTTCTTTGATGACAAAAAATGGAGAACAACTAAAAGCAAGTTATCATTTTTTTAATAATACATATAATAGCTTTGTATTTATTTTTCCGAAAGGGGAAAAAAATAGAGCAAAAACTAAAACAGTTTTACAATAG
- a CDS encoding conjugal transfer protein TraD — protein METVIVICLLIIIVLLLQDKIIIKKRSEQKPMQEKVNPNLPDIMGQPKPVRRLYVPNTANESQIEEPEINPDNLDIEYDENENAGIQIPQSALDEVFSNMPDLEEEEEEWNRYGISGGDNSLAQGVTYEELSSVGQLLQKGNLEQSQKETAIAIVQKLQGTELFSLLENSIENASRKIAELLDSSLSSDTDAGSSTLRKNDLEDFDIGEFV, from the coding sequence ATGGAAACAGTAATTGTGATATGTCTGCTGATAATAATTGTCCTGCTTTTGCAGGACAAGATTATCATTAAAAAAAGGTCAGAGCAAAAGCCGATGCAGGAAAAAGTTAATCCAAATCTGCCCGATATTATGGGTCAGCCTAAGCCTGTAAGAAGACTTTACGTGCCAAACACTGCCAATGAGAGCCAAATTGAGGAACCGGAGATTAACCCTGATAATTTAGACATTGAATACGACGAAAATGAAAACGCAGGTATTCAAATTCCGCAGTCAGCGCTGGACGAAGTTTTCAGTAATATGCCTGATTTGGAGGAAGAGGAAGAAGAATGGAACAGGTACGGAATATCCGGTGGCGATAACAGTCTTGCCCAAGGGGTTACCTACGAGGAATTAAGCTCTGTAGGGCAGTTGCTCCAAAAGGGAAATTTGGAACAATCCCAAAAAGAAACAGCCATAGCAATAGTTCAAAAATTACAGGGAACCGAATTATTCAGCCTACTGGAAAATTCTATAGAGAATGCTTCCCGTAAAATAGCCGAGCTATTGGACAGTAGCCTTTCTTCTGATACGGATGCTGGTTCTTCCACTTTGCGGAAAAATGATTTGGAAGATTTTGATATTGGGGAGTTTGTCTGA
- the mobA gene encoding conjugal transfer protein MobA, whose protein sequence is MNENNNQKQNKGGRKPKTDPSIHRHVFRLTDEENAKLLSLLEASGMPNKAKFIISLLFSKEMKSVKIDKGTVDFYMRLTSFHSQFRSVGVNYNQIVKLLYKHFSEKKAGAFLYKLEKQTAEMAMLCQKIIQISEEFEAKHLKKQP, encoded by the coding sequence ATGAACGAAAACAATAACCAAAAACAGAATAAAGGCGGACGCAAACCAAAAACCGACCCGAGCATCCACCGCCACGTTTTCCGTCTTACAGACGAAGAAAATGCCAAACTTTTATCGCTTTTGGAAGCATCGGGAATGCCTAATAAAGCAAAATTTATAATTTCCCTGCTGTTCAGTAAGGAAATGAAATCGGTTAAAATTGATAAAGGAACGGTTGATTTTTATATGCGATTGACTTCTTTTCACAGTCAATTCCGCTCCGTAGGTGTTAATTACAACCAGATTGTAAAGTTGTTGTACAAGCATTTTTCCGAGAAAAAAGCAGGGGCGTTCCTTTACAAATTGGAAAAACAGACGGCTGAAATGGCGATGCTATGTCAAAAAATCATTCAGATAAGCGAGGAATTTGAAGCAAAACATTTGAAAAAACAGCCTTAA